ACATCATGAAagttacttaagtaatattatACAGCCCGGGTGTACAGTGTGTGCACTTGTTATCACTATAGTTTAACAGTGTGTAGTGAGCAGGCATCTCACGCATTCAGTTCTTGGTGGGGTCGACCACTCTTCCTACAAGGAGCAGGTTCTTGGTGGGCTCGTGgtagatgaggaagaggaagggccTGTTGATGGTGAGTCGCGGTGGCAAGCTGCCGGTGTCTGCAGGGGCTGAGTCTGGCTGTGACCCGGTCTCATCCACCTCGATGGCAGTCTTCTGCACAACCTAGGGGTGTAGAGGATGGTGGTTAGTGAATGTCCTGTCAGCTATGGATTACGTATGTGTATGGTCACGTCATTGCAGGATAACGACAGCATGACATCAGTCACTCACTTCTCAACTGGTCACTTTTCCCCCTACATTTTCTTTTCTGATAAACCTTTTCATACACTTTTAAGTCACTTTCCCCCATTATGTGTTTCCAAAACACactaaaaatacaaatataatattTGATGCACATTTAATTCAAATGTGCTAGTATATATTTTTCTTCAATTTCTTTATGTAAATTTGTATTCTTTCTGCTTTAATCATAACCCATTTTATTGATAAATAAAatgatttcttttttattattcctTCCACCTCTCTTTAGTTCCTCCTTTCAGCTGGCATGTGGCCAGGGCAGATATACCTTTAGGCAGGGATCACATTGACCAGCTGCAAGCGGCGGATGTCCTATTGTTTGCTATGGTTAGGCAGCGTAATAGTTTGAGTGGCAGCTTAGCGCTAGTGtagaacaagctgagcgttgaacttggttcaactttcaaaggtGTAatgcgagcgtattcaattgtcagtttaggcaATAGAACGTAGACCATTTGTGtaacttaggaacgagatagaacttattatggtctgagcgttgtgtTTACGCTTACCGCTGGCGCTTCATTATTTCTAGTGTGATCACCGCCTTAAACTCAAAGGTAGAGAAACACACCGTACGTTTACGTGACATTTTAAAACAATTATTGTGTAGTGTTACACTGGTACCTCATCCAGCTTCAGGCCCTGGCTCTTGCTGAGGATGGACAGGTCAGCGTTGCCCTGGAACACATCTGGCATGCCCATGTTGGCCAGGCCCGCCTTCAGGGAGTAGGACTGCAGGAGAGAGAAGCGTGGCAGCTGGACCTCCAATCTCCTGTGTGGGTAAATACACAGAGGCCTCTTCAGAATAAGCAAAAGTGGgccaaataaaggcctgtggatAGACTCTGATGACTAAAGCCTGTGACTCGACCAATCCATCTACCCACAATATTTATGTCAATAACCCCATAGGAACATCTACGCCACCAAATCGTACACAGACGCAAAATGCACTCACGTCCTCTTTAGCTTCTTCAACCAGTCCAGGTATGTTTTGGCATACAGTTCGTCATCGATGGAGGTGATGTCAACACCTTCATCAGGGTAAACGACAAGCATGGCTGCCCCTCCTGAGCTGGGCAGTTTAAGAATGCCCACTTTGAGCTCGGGGTCATACGCCAGGTGGTATTTATCGGAGCGGAACATCATGGGCACCTGGACGATGTGGTACTTGTCGACGTAGAAGCGCTCATCCTGGGTAAAGCTGGCGTTGAAAGGGAGAACCCACTGGCCTACCATAAGCAAGAGATGAGGAGAAGATGCTCCTGTTATTATGTTATTTgtcataaaaaaacaaacaaacaaacatgtaacACTGTTATGCTGAGAAATCCTCGACAGCCATACCAGAAAGCCTGGCTCTCTTGTGTAGAGTAACCTTTTAGATTTAGGATAAAGTTAGAGGGTGGATGTATTCTCCTGCGCTGGCCTAGTATGTAACCAATTGCTTCATACTGTATTGTGTCTGAGGTGGCATGGCTTGCCGTAAGGCCATCAAAGGCATGTGTATGAGGGATGAGATGTATGAAGGACAAGTATGAgggaggcctgtgtgtgtgtgtgtacatgtgtttgtgtgtgtgtgtgtgtgtgtgtgaacactcaAGTCTGGTTGACTGCTCTTTGGTAGTGCAGATTTTTTATATTTAGTTGATCCAGGGTATACCAATCCTCCCTCTCTTTGCTAAAAAGACTGTATCTAAAATTACCACAAGGTTtttcaactgtatttaagtgtaACTGTACACAAGCACACCATATTCTTTACATACATCTTACCAACATACTGTATTTTACTGAAATTCTGTATATCACTGAGGATAAGAAACCATACAAAGATACTTTACTCAAATCTAGTGTTAACAGTGACCGTATAAACAGTCATGACTGTCCATGCTAACCCATTATCAgtatatgacctttgacccactCACCTTTGAAGAAGGCAGCATTGACCAGCATCAGCTGTGTGTTGGCGTCCATGGTTGGAGACACCACCTCTCGGATCTTCTCCCCAGTCTTGGTACGGAAGTAGTCATTTATCGTGGTCATGGCAGCCTCTGTTTTACTGAAGTCGACattctgtgtttctgtctggaAGAACTGCTTCACCCGATCTTTGAACGCGGTCTCCACTTGGACCTGCTGCGTGGCAAACAGAGCGGAGCCCTGGTCGTATCTGATGGCGGCATCCTTTTCCAAGTCCGCCTGGAGGGTCTGCAGGAGCTGGGGGAGACTGTCGGGAGCATCGGCCTTCTGCAGTGGGCCCAGCTGCAGGGTGTTGATGAGCTGCTCGCGCGTCTGGGCCCCGGCGCCCTCGACCAAGGCGGCCAGACCCAGGGTCAGGCTCAAGGGCGACACCACCACGTTCCCATCGGTGGTGCCAGCAACTCTGCGGTACAGACTGGTACCAAATTCGGCATTCTTTAGGCTGAGTTGTTCAGCGTCATCTCCGGGGGTCTGGGCAACTGAGTTCACAGCCAGGAGTACAGTGCCCAGCAGCAAGTGGATGGCAGCCATATTAACCCACATCCGCTTGGCAATTAGGCTGatggaggtgggagagagagacttctgGGAAACAGCAAAGAGAACATAAAGGCTAATGGAATAAAGCTGCCCCTGCTGTAAGAGGTAATGTTTCATTTATGAGAACATGAGCATCCACAATAGAGCATTCACTGTTTAAGTCCATTTTGTTGGCATGTGGTAATGCAACAGAAAGCAATCATTGATTCAAACTCTGTCAAATAATACTTTCtttaaaagaaaatgtttaTATGACAGATATATGCTAGATATATACTATTCAGtaaattacaaatatattcctGACATTCACGATTCCACCCCTAGTCTTGCAATTTTGAGCCCTGACTCTTAAGTTATATCAGCTGAGGGATGACCAGTATACCGACATGGTATGGACTGAACACTTAGGGCCTACATGTAAGTGTCCAGAAGGTGTATAGCTCAAAGTTACAGGCCCTGTTCTGGACCCTGTTCTGTCTGTGGGAGGGCTTTTACACAAATGTAGGCCCACCTCAATTCAGGGGCTAGAGTCAACCCCTCTGCTCCAAAGCCAGCTGTAGTGTTCAGAAGAAGGACTTTGCTCACTCCGCGTTGTTTAATGAACCAAAGTGCAAGTGTATTTGTGTTGGTTACCAACGCTGAAGCAGTTTTGTAGGTTAACCCTCAGACTGAAGATTGATTATCTTTAGGGGGCCCTGGGCTTCATGTAATCAACTGCAGACTTAATGGACTAGAGACATAAGAATATGGTAACAttgtgaaaagaaaaacagaaataatGTCAATATTAAAGAAAGTGGGGTGTGGGAGGCAAAGACTAATttacaaaaagagagaaaagaataataaataataatacatttttacaCATTGTAGTCATGCTACCCAAAACAGTAAAATGTCAACACCTTAGTCTAATAAACTCGCTGTCAAATGGAGAATGGATGCCAAATAATGACTTGCTACTTTCACAGTAACTCCATCACAACAGCAGCCTACTCTTTGAGCTGATCACGGATCAGTGAGCCAAATaaaggcctataggctatagtaggcctatgtggatAGACTCTGATGACCAAAAGCCCGGTACGCGACCAATCCAACACTGTAAAGATCTAATGTCATCGCACTTGCTAGAAACGACTTTTTCATGACTACCGTTATGTAATAAGCGGCGACAGCCTGTCCTTTTTTCACCAACCTAATGACAATTCGGCGAAGATAGGATATGACATTAGGCTATGATGATAGCCTACATCTTGAAACAATATTTTTAACCGTCGACTTAGGCCTATCTATATATGAAAGACGCAATTTCATCTGAGGTTCAATACGGTTTCACAACCGCACCTAGTGGCTAATGAATCGTTATCACTACTTctgaaaaacacaacacataggGTAGCCTAGTCTTAATAATATTAAGAAAATGCCTACCTTGATCAAGTTAATAGGTTCCAGGCGCGGTCCGCTCCCATGTAAAACTATGGTCTACTACAATATACGCAGCAACATCCTTTGCATCTCGCGCATCTGACCATTGATGAGCGAGAGTCTAAACAACCTACGCAAACACCGTTAGGTACGTGCAGTTCGTGATGTATCCGTATTCGCGAAGGTTCCATACGTCATATCACGCATGGGCTATAAGGGGTAATATACTGATCATATTTTGTCTGCAAGggatttctattttattttctgaaCCTAAACAAACTACAGCCTACAGTCTAGCCTACATTATAGGCTAATAAATACACCAGCATAT
The nucleotide sequence above comes from Alosa sapidissima isolate fAloSap1 chromosome 6, fAloSap1.pri, whole genome shotgun sequence. Encoded proteins:
- the serpina10a gene encoding serpin peptidase inhibitor, clade A (alpha-1 antiproteinase, antitrypsin), member 10a; this translates as MWVNMAAIHLLLGTVLLAVNSVAQTPGDDAEQLSLKNAEFGTSLYRRVAGTTDGNVVVSPLSLTLGLAALVEGAGAQTREQLINTLQLGPLQKADAPDSLPQLLQTLQADLEKDAAIRYDQGSALFATQQVQVETAFKDRVKQFFQTETQNVDFSKTEAAMTTINDYFRTKTGEKIREVVSPTMDANTQLMLVNAAFFKGQWVLPFNASFTQDERFYVDKYHIVQVPMMFRSDKYHLAYDPELKVGILKLPSSGGAAMLVVYPDEGVDITSIDDELYAKTYLDWLKKLKRTRLEVQLPRFSLLQSYSLKAGLANMGMPDVFQGNADLSILSKSQGLKLDEVVQKTAIEVDETGSQPDSAPADTGSLPPRLTINRPFLFLIYHEPTKNLLLVGRVVDPTKN